GAGGAGACCTATCTGACGACTTTTTTGTTTGAAGAAGCGAAGCATGCGGAATTTTTCAGTCTGTTTTTAGAAGAAATAGGGGTGACGGATGATTTGAGCGATCTCCTTAGGCCTGGCTATCGTCAATTGTTTGATGAGATTCTCCCAAATGCGATGGGCCGGCTTCTAGATGATCAGTCTCCTGAAGCGATGGTGGATGCGGCTGTTACGTACAATATGTTCGCCGAGGGAGTTCTTGCTGAAACAGGTTATTGGTTCTTTTACGAAGGGTTATCCAAAATCAATCTCATGCCTGGACTTATGGAAGGGATCCGCAATATCAAACGGGATGAGGGGAGGCATATTGGATTTGGAACCTATTTGATCCAGCGCCTCATTCATGAAAAACCGGAATTGTTCGATCGGGTGCAGGAGAGGCTTCAGGAATTATTGCCGATTGCGGCTGCATTGACAGCCAGGGATGAATCAACTGTATACGTCAACGAAGATGGCAAATATGTCACAAGCCTTGGGTTTGAAGATGGCAAATCGATGGAATATGCCTTAAAGCAGCTGACGACCCGTATTGAAGTACTCTCACGTGCAAAGGACAAGAGCCTTGATGAAATCAATGAGACCGATGTTATTTTTGAATAAGGAGGAGATAGGATGAGCACGGAGACGAAAGTGCAGGAATTTGCCCAATTTATTAATGGTGAATGGAAACCGGGCTGTGGCGGTGCGACTTTTGATGTCTTAAACCCGGCAGACGGAGAAGTGGTGGCAAAAGCATCAAAAGCGACAGCTGAGGATGTGAATATGGCTGTTCAAAGTGCAAAGGAAACCTTCGAATCAGGTGTTTGGTCGAAGAAATCTCAAAAGGAACGGACGCAAATCATGCTGAGTTTTGCCGGGAAGATCAAGGAGCATGCCCAAGAGCTTATCTACCTAGAGGGAATTAGTACAGGTGCAACGGTTCGGAAGATTGGCGGGGCAGACATCATGCAGCTGATTCTGTGTTTGCAGCAGACAGCAAATATGTCCTTGAAGTATGAGATGACAGAGCATCTGCCGGTCATGGAGACGTTTGGCCCGAATCGAACCCAGCTCGTTCGA
This DNA window, taken from Pradoshia eiseniae, encodes the following:
- a CDS encoding R2-like ligand-binding oxidase, producing MREYAMVKQSINKDSLPYRLYQKAKRHGVWDPIDIDFSQDKEDWQKLNPAQQQEVLSTIALFIGGEEAVTADILPMIMAVTKKGWFEEETYLTTFLFEEAKHAEFFSLFLEEIGVTDDLSDLLRPGYRQLFDEILPNAMGRLLDDQSPEAMVDAAVTYNMFAEGVLAETGYWFFYEGLSKINLMPGLMEGIRNIKRDEGRHIGFGTYLIQRLIHEKPELFDRVQERLQELLPIAAALTARDESTVYVNEDGKYVTSLGFEDGKSMEYALKQLTTRIEVLSRAKDKSLDEINETDVIFE